A region of Lichenibacterium dinghuense DNA encodes the following proteins:
- a CDS encoding molybdopterin oxidoreductase yields MQSRPRTITGVFPFVGAGLEHPAPLAAGVSYRVPPDRRAQVIYLRAGNSAAALACLTVTRDGRVMRLFPVGAGAAVHVPLAVLEDLEPDTLVEVLVSAPEGAEGHIVLDLGLMEV; encoded by the coding sequence ATGCAGTCGCGACCCAGGACCATCACGGGCGTGTTCCCCTTCGTGGGGGCGGGGCTGGAGCATCCGGCGCCGCTCGCCGCGGGCGTGAGCTACCGCGTGCCGCCCGACCGGCGCGCCCAGGTGATCTACCTGCGCGCCGGCAACTCCGCCGCGGCGCTCGCCTGCCTGACGGTGACGCGCGACGGCCGGGTGATGCGGCTCTTCCCCGTCGGCGCCGGGGCGGCGGTCCACGTGCCGCTCGCCGTGCTGGAGGACCTGGAGCCCGACACGCTCGTGGAGGTGCTGGTGTCGGCGCCCGAAGGCGCGGAGGGCCACATCGTGCTCGACCTCGGGCTGATGGAGGTGTGA
- a CDS encoding DUF892 family protein produces MAADRQLFEDGLRLLYGAHRQGAAQAARNCETSALPKLRRMLRAGSKQNLVQAERLERVFALVGATPYARHDAGMQGICDTNEAEVARHPGAAERDLVNIAYGQVAAHFYIARYGTLRSEARALGHAEAAKLLDRTIVETRAIDRAFTRLYEHLLARRASAPYPGESALATTAALHPALTSIAALGGLVAAIALIGIGRSRTR; encoded by the coding sequence ATGGCGGCAGACCGGCAACTCTTCGAGGACGGACTGCGCCTCCTCTACGGCGCACACCGGCAGGGGGCCGCGCAGGCGGCGCGCAATTGCGAAACATCCGCCCTGCCCAAGCTGAGGCGGATGTTGCGGGCAGGCTCGAAGCAGAACCTCGTCCAGGCGGAGCGGCTGGAGCGCGTCTTCGCGCTGGTCGGCGCCACGCCCTACGCCCGGCACGACGCCGGCATGCAGGGCATCTGCGACACCAACGAGGCGGAGGTGGCGAGGCACCCGGGCGCGGCCGAGCGCGACCTCGTCAACATCGCCTACGGACAGGTGGCGGCGCATTTCTACATCGCGCGATACGGCACGCTGCGCAGCGAAGCACGGGCGCTCGGGCACGCCGAGGCGGCCAAGCTTCTCGACCGCACGATCGTCGAGACCCGCGCGATCGACCGCGCCTTCACGCGGCTCTACGAGCACCTGCTGGCGCGCCGCGCCTCGGCGCCTTACCCGGGCGAGAGCGCGCTCGCCACCACGGCAGCCCTGCATCCGGCCCTGACCTCGATCGCCGCGCTGGGCGGCCTCGTGGCCGCGATCGCACTGATCGGCATCGGACGATCGCGAACCCGCTGA
- a CDS encoding FAD-dependent oxidoreductase — translation MSKRKLVVIGNGMAGARAVEEILKRGGADQFDVVMFGDEPHGNYNRIMLSGILGGTKTLDDILINTPDWYAENGIVLHKGDRVVEIDRAAKAVRSAGGRVESYDVLLIATGSKAFVPPFKGAFASDGTLKPGVFAYRTFADCVGIAEAAKAARKAVTIGGGLLGLEAARALGDLGCESHVVHLAGHLLELQLDATGGGMLRRAMEGFGLHVHTGKATTEVLGEDRVTGLAFKDGTTLDCDMVVVAAGVRPNSEIGLRAGLTVERAIVVNDHMQSIDDRSVYAVGECAQHRGKVYGLVAPLWDQAKVFAEHVTGRDERAAYHGSKLATKLKVMGVELASMGITEPHDDGDEVVQFAEPKRGTYKKLIVRNGRLVGGILMGDISKAAYLMQAFDRDAPLPEERLALLFDIGAPPQAVSLEEMPAEMQVCNCNGVTKGAIGACVAAGNRDLRAVMTATRAGMGCGSCKGQVDALTTYFLEQAPAPAAALAAEEPSRLDGHVQARILEDGTFSMMPDTEDGHCTPAQLLRIAEVAVRYNVPAVKLVGHDRIDLVGLPRDEAAKVWNELYMTAAE, via the coding sequence ATGAGCAAACGCAAGCTGGTGGTGATCGGCAACGGCATGGCCGGGGCCCGCGCGGTCGAGGAGATCCTCAAGCGCGGCGGCGCGGACCAGTTCGACGTCGTGATGTTCGGCGACGAGCCGCACGGCAACTACAACCGCATCATGCTGTCCGGCATCCTCGGTGGCACGAAGACGCTCGATGACATCCTGATCAACACGCCCGATTGGTATGCAGAGAACGGCATCGTCCTGCACAAGGGCGACCGCGTGGTGGAGATCGACCGCGCCGCCAAGGCGGTCCGCTCCGCGGGCGGGCGCGTCGAATCCTACGACGTCCTGCTGATCGCCACCGGCTCGAAGGCCTTCGTGCCGCCCTTCAAGGGCGCGTTCGCGTCCGACGGCACGCTCAAGCCGGGCGTCTTCGCCTACCGCACCTTCGCGGACTGCGTGGGCATCGCCGAGGCCGCCAAGGCGGCCCGCAAGGCGGTGACGATCGGCGGCGGGCTGCTCGGCCTCGAAGCCGCGCGGGCGCTCGGCGACCTCGGATGCGAGTCGCACGTCGTGCACCTCGCCGGGCACCTCCTGGAGCTGCAGCTCGACGCCACGGGCGGCGGCATGCTGCGCCGGGCCATGGAGGGCTTCGGCCTGCACGTCCACACCGGCAAGGCCACCACCGAGGTGCTGGGCGAGGACCGCGTCACCGGCCTCGCCTTCAAGGACGGCACGACGCTCGACTGCGACATGGTGGTGGTGGCGGCCGGCGTGCGCCCCAACTCGGAGATCGGTCTGCGCGCCGGGCTGACGGTGGAGCGCGCGATCGTGGTCAACGACCACATGCAGTCGATCGACGACCGCTCGGTCTACGCGGTGGGCGAATGCGCCCAGCACCGCGGCAAGGTCTACGGCCTCGTGGCGCCGCTGTGGGACCAGGCCAAGGTCTTCGCCGAGCACGTCACCGGCCGCGACGAGCGGGCCGCCTACCACGGCTCCAAGCTCGCGACGAAACTCAAGGTGATGGGCGTCGAGCTCGCGTCCATGGGCATCACCGAGCCGCACGACGACGGCGACGAGGTGGTGCAGTTCGCCGAGCCGAAGCGCGGCACCTACAAGAAGCTGATCGTGCGGAACGGCCGGCTCGTCGGCGGCATCCTGATGGGCGACATCTCCAAGGCCGCCTACCTGATGCAGGCCTTCGACCGCGACGCACCGCTGCCCGAGGAGCGGCTGGCGCTGCTGTTCGACATCGGCGCCCCGCCCCAGGCAGTGTCGCTGGAGGAGATGCCGGCCGAGATGCAGGTGTGCAACTGCAACGGCGTCACCAAGGGCGCGATCGGGGCCTGCGTGGCGGCCGGCAACCGCGACCTCAGGGCCGTGATGACGGCGACCCGCGCCGGCATGGGCTGCGGCTCCTGCAAGGGGCAGGTCGACGCGCTGACGACCTATTTCCTCGAGCAGGCGCCGGCGCCCGCCGCCGCGCTCGCGGCCGAGGAGCCGTCGCGGCTCGACGGCCACGTGCAGGCGCGCATCCTCGAGGACGGCACCTTCTCGATGATGCCGGACACGGAGGACGGCCACTGCACGCCCGCGCAGCTGCTGCGCATCGCCGAGGTGGCGGTGCGCTACAACGTCCCCGCGGTGAAGCTCGTGGGGCACGACCGCATCGACCTCGTCGGCCTGCCGAGGGACGAGGCTGCCAAAGTGTGGAACGAGCTCTACATGACGGCTGCCGAGTAG
- a CDS encoding GFA family protein, translating to MAFTGGCQCGRMRYSAEGPRDRSSVCYCRMCQKAGGAPFMAFVRFPAARVSWSAPPATFASSEAVERGFCSACGTPLSYRDTRGTDVSLTIYSLDDPGAVDLEFCFSPERKPPWLDALEDLRPVDLQDGPALASLQHPDRPD from the coding sequence ATGGCTTTCACGGGTGGGTGCCAGTGCGGCAGGATGCGCTACAGCGCCGAGGGCCCGCGCGACCGCTCAAGCGTGTGCTACTGCCGCATGTGCCAGAAGGCGGGCGGCGCGCCCTTCATGGCTTTCGTGCGCTTCCCCGCCGCGCGGGTGAGCTGGTCCGCCCCGCCGGCCACCTTCGCGAGTTCGGAGGCGGTCGAGCGCGGGTTCTGTTCCGCCTGCGGCACGCCGCTGAGCTACCGCGACACGCGGGGGACGGACGTCAGCCTGACGATCTACAGCCTCGACGATCCGGGCGCGGTGGACCTCGAATTCTGCTTCAGCCCCGAGCGGAAGCCGCCCTGGCTCGACGCGTTGGAGGACCTCCGGCCCGTCGACCTCCAGGACGGCCCGGCCCTCGCCAGCCTGCAGCATCCCGACCGCCCGGACTGA
- a CDS encoding nitrite/sulfite reductase, whose amino-acid sequence MYRYDEFDAQFVAERVAQFRDQTGRRLAGELTEDQFKLHRLMNGVYLQLHAYMLRVAIPYGSLRSKQMRMLAHIARRYDRGYGHFTTRQNIQYNWPALQDCPDILAELATVEMHAIQTSGNCIRNVTADHFAGAAADEVADPRPYAEILRQWSSLHPEYSFLPRKFKIAVTGSTRDRAVIQAHDIGLQVVKDAAGALGFKVYVGGGLGRTPMIGHPIRDFLPEADLLAYVDAIVRVYNLEGRRDNKYKARIKILVHEKGAEPMREAVEAEFAKGPKGLTLPADDVERIRAYFAPPAHAQRPAASDAVAARRAADPRFAAFVDVNVAEHREPGYGIVTISLKPIGGIPGDASAEQMDAVADLADRYSFGEVRVSHEQNLVLTDVALDDLPALYDALDAAKLATPNAGLVTDIIACPGLDYCALATARSIPVAQRISERFGDGARAKDIGELKIKISGCINACGHHHVGHIGILGLDRKGEETYQITLGGSGDETASLGDLTGPGFSTDDVVDAIETVVDTYLGLREGADEGFLAAYRRVGMAPFKKALYERDAGREI is encoded by the coding sequence ATGTATCGGTATGACGAGTTCGACGCCCAGTTCGTGGCGGAGCGGGTCGCGCAGTTCCGCGACCAGACCGGGCGCCGCCTCGCGGGCGAGCTGACCGAGGACCAGTTCAAGCTGCACCGCCTGATGAACGGCGTGTACCTGCAGCTCCACGCCTACATGCTGCGCGTCGCGATCCCCTACGGCTCGCTGCGCTCGAAGCAGATGCGGATGCTGGCCCACATCGCGCGCCGCTATGACCGCGGCTACGGGCATTTCACCACGCGCCAGAACATCCAGTACAACTGGCCGGCGCTGCAGGACTGCCCGGACATCCTGGCCGAGCTCGCGACCGTCGAGATGCACGCCATCCAGACCTCGGGCAACTGCATCCGCAACGTCACGGCCGACCACTTCGCCGGCGCCGCCGCCGACGAGGTCGCGGACCCGCGCCCCTATGCCGAGATCCTTCGGCAGTGGTCCTCGCTCCACCCCGAGTATTCGTTCCTGCCGCGCAAGTTCAAGATCGCGGTGACGGGCTCGACGCGCGACCGCGCCGTGATCCAGGCCCACGACATCGGGCTCCAGGTCGTGAAGGACGCCGCGGGCGCGCTGGGCTTCAAGGTCTACGTGGGCGGCGGGCTCGGCCGCACGCCGATGATCGGTCATCCCATCCGCGACTTCCTGCCAGAGGCGGACCTACTCGCCTACGTGGACGCGATCGTGCGCGTCTACAACCTCGAAGGGCGCCGCGACAACAAGTACAAGGCGCGCATCAAGATCCTGGTGCACGAGAAGGGCGCCGAGCCGATGCGCGAGGCCGTGGAGGCCGAGTTCGCCAAGGGCCCGAAGGGCCTGACGCTGCCGGCCGACGACGTGGAGCGCATCCGCGCCTATTTCGCGCCCCCGGCCCACGCGCAGCGCCCGGCCGCTTCGGACGCGGTGGCGGCGCGCCGCGCCGCGGACCCGCGCTTCGCCGCCTTCGTGGACGTCAACGTGGCGGAGCACCGCGAGCCCGGCTACGGCATCGTGACGATCTCGCTGAAGCCCATCGGCGGCATCCCCGGCGACGCCTCGGCGGAGCAGATGGACGCGGTGGCCGACCTCGCCGACCGCTACTCCTTCGGCGAGGTGCGCGTGAGCCACGAGCAGAACCTCGTGCTGACCGACGTCGCGCTCGACGACCTGCCGGCGCTCTACGACGCGCTCGACGCCGCCAAGCTCGCGACCCCCAACGCCGGCCTCGTGACAGACATCATCGCGTGCCCGGGCCTGGATTACTGCGCGCTGGCGACCGCGCGCTCGATCCCCGTGGCGCAGCGCATCTCGGAGCGCTTCGGCGACGGGGCGCGGGCCAAGGACATCGGCGAGCTCAAGATCAAGATCTCGGGCTGCATCAACGCCTGCGGCCACCACCACGTCGGCCACATCGGCATCCTCGGCCTCGACCGGAAGGGCGAGGAAACCTACCAGATCACGCTCGGCGGCTCGGGCGACGAGACCGCCTCGCTGGGCGACCTCACCGGGCCGGGCTTCTCGACCGACGACGTCGTCGACGCCATCGAGACCGTGGTCGACACCTACCTCGGTCTGCGCGAGGGGGCCGACGAGGGCTTCCTCGCCGCCTACCGCCGCGTCGGCATGGCCCCGTTCAAGAAGGCGCTTTACGAGCGCGACGCCGGCCGGGAGATCTGA
- a CDS encoding DUF2849 domain-containing protein, which produces MMAQIVTASRLADGAVVFLDAGGGWSERLDRAALYSGKAESAAGLELGRAAEAASLVVDVYAVDVSTAGGSVVPTKLREAIRARGPTILPAFTKPGSTPAAVQEDDDVSV; this is translated from the coding sequence ATGATGGCCCAGATCGTCACCGCCAGTCGCCTCGCCGACGGGGCGGTCGTGTTCCTCGACGCCGGCGGCGGCTGGAGCGAGCGGCTGGACCGGGCCGCCCTCTATTCCGGCAAGGCCGAGAGCGCGGCGGGGCTGGAGCTCGGCCGCGCCGCCGAGGCGGCGAGCCTGGTCGTCGACGTCTACGCGGTCGACGTGTCGACGGCCGGCGGCTCGGTCGTGCCCACCAAGCTCCGCGAGGCGATCCGTGCCCGCGGCCCCACCATTCTTCCCGCGTTCACCAAGCCCGGATCGACCCCGGCCGCGGTGCAGGAGGACGACGATGTATCGGTATGA